A window from Methylocystis sp. MJC1 encodes these proteins:
- a CDS encoding class I SAM-dependent methyltransferase has protein sequence MSDASEAIIGLYQRHAQAWAKKRGRAAKQLMEAGWLDRFIGLMPRQPAVLDIGCGSGEPISRYLVERGCAVTGIDSSLEMIALCRGALPHQSWRVADMRSLSLSVRFDGLLAWDSFFHLCPDDQRRMFPIFRDHASPRAALMFTSGPSHGVAMGAFEGEPLFHASLDADEYRTLLDENGFRVVAHAVEDEACGRHTIWLAQRI, from the coding sequence ATGAGTGACGCTTCCGAAGCAATTATCGGACTCTACCAGAGACACGCACAAGCTTGGGCAAAGAAGCGGGGGCGTGCAGCTAAACAGCTCATGGAGGCGGGCTGGCTCGATCGTTTTATCGGTCTAATGCCCCGCCAGCCTGCCGTTCTCGACATCGGTTGCGGGTCCGGCGAGCCGATAAGCCGCTATTTGGTTGAGCGCGGCTGCGCCGTAACGGGGATCGATTCTTCTCTCGAGATGATCGCTTTGTGTAGAGGCGCATTGCCCCACCAAAGCTGGCGGGTGGCCGACATGCGCTCCCTGTCGCTGTCCGTGCGTTTTGACGGACTTCTTGCATGGGACAGCTTTTTCCACCTGTGTCCTGACGACCAAAGAAGGATGTTTCCTATCTTTCGTGATCACGCATCGCCACGAGCCGCCTTGATGTTCACCTCGGGACCCAGCCACGGCGTTGCAATGGGAGCATTCGAAGGCGAACCTCTGTTTCACGCGAGCTTGGACGCCGACGAATACCGAACTCTGCTCGACGAGAATGGATTTCGCGTCGTCGCGCATGCGGTCGAGGACGAGGCCTGTGGACGTCATACAATTTGGCTAGCTCAGCGTATTTAG
- a CDS encoding GNAT family N-acetyltransferase, with the protein MDESYSIRELSEEEFKPLFDKHKFSMFADVHSYDMQHILTDAEQQRIKELEENLGTPYKLYLGVFDINNEFVGWSWGKQESASTFYMVSSAILKIHRRKGLYSALIAHCIERLSKAGFQLIYSRHCATNNDVIIPKLKRGFIISKMELDDKYGVLIHLHYYTNSCRRRIMDYRSGQEIPDIKIKQVFGLV; encoded by the coding sequence ATGGACGAGTCTTATTCGATACGGGAGCTGAGCGAGGAAGAGTTTAAGCCACTGTTCGACAAACACAAATTTTCGATGTTCGCGGACGTCCACAGTTATGACATGCAGCACATTCTAACTGACGCCGAACAACAGCGAATCAAAGAGCTAGAGGAAAATCTGGGCACACCCTACAAGCTCTACCTCGGTGTTTTCGACATCAATAACGAATTTGTCGGTTGGAGTTGGGGGAAGCAGGAAAGTGCGTCTACGTTCTACATGGTCAGTTCCGCCATTCTCAAAATACATAGGCGTAAAGGACTTTATAGCGCCTTGATCGCACATTGCATCGAGAGACTTTCGAAGGCCGGTTTCCAACTGATTTATTCTAGACATTGCGCCACGAATAACGACGTTATAATTCCCAAGCTAAAACGTGGATTTATCATCTCAAAAATGGAACTCGATGACAAGTATGGCGTTTTAATACACTTACATTATTACACAAATAGCTGTCGTCGTAGAATAATGGATTACAGATCCGGACAGGAGATACCTGATATAAAAATCAAACAAGTGTTTGGTCTGGTATAG
- a CDS encoding autotransporter outer membrane beta-barrel domain-containing protein — protein sequence MPPGQIVTGPIVLGQAFCRTTKACVGMIGSPSISNGFDANQYLLNSNPPIVNPLVTPSTLSYTESTSSPAVVVLTTAPTQYVRFYSGNSVLGNFIAGTNAVRGLTPEQVRDVLALPGTPTMQTIVQVPAGTCLLVGTAGPILNAQPPASPIGVWGRGGALQEFIIGKSAVPGCGPGAQPVFLSASSFVNGQPIGAFALAYVPRAGAGNAGAVAFALDHALPPPLFSDMDSIYNALDLLNFGDPAALRSALTQLDGEVYADLPSVSIGVSRMFLDMVRAQTHLARVTGVGGLRTWISGLGGGGAVYGNGDLHGVSFSGGGVAVGADYRLTPELLAGVALSYMRSSFGLNGASGSGGLDSFAVTSYAGYAAGPFYVDGALGYSYNRFGVGRNIVFPGVSRGASASVFDNVLLSRIEAGYRLPFSERISATPFASLQGIMAAQNGFAENGAGAINLNVAGRTAASAQSTLGAELTYDLPLTLAKPLSFSARAGWMHDYADVRRSVMANFQGALGSNFIVNGARWPRDSAAVGARLSLPVDSANIFVRYDGMVASSAAIHSATGGVQIAF from the coding sequence TTGCCTCCCGGCCAAATCGTCACAGGGCCGATCGTGCTGGGGCAAGCCTTCTGCAGAACGACCAAGGCTTGCGTCGGCATGATCGGGTCGCCCTCCATCTCGAATGGTTTCGACGCAAATCAATATTTGCTCAATAGCAACCCGCCGATCGTGAATCCGCTCGTGACGCCGTCGACGCTCTCTTACACCGAATCCACATCGTCGCCGGCGGTGGTCGTCTTGACCACCGCCCCCACGCAATATGTGCGTTTCTATTCAGGAAACAGCGTTCTCGGAAACTTTATCGCCGGCACGAATGCGGTGCGCGGACTGACCCCCGAGCAAGTAAGGGATGTGCTTGCGCTGCCCGGCACGCCCACGATGCAGACGATCGTGCAGGTCCCCGCTGGAACCTGCCTTCTCGTCGGAACGGCGGGGCCGATTCTCAATGCGCAACCTCCGGCAAGCCCGATCGGCGTCTGGGGACGCGGCGGCGCGCTGCAGGAATTCATCATCGGCAAAAGCGCGGTCCCCGGATGCGGGCCAGGCGCTCAGCCCGTGTTCCTGTCCGCCAGCAGTTTCGTCAATGGGCAGCCGATCGGCGCCTTCGCTCTCGCCTATGTGCCGCGCGCCGGCGCTGGCAACGCCGGAGCGGTCGCCTTCGCGCTCGATCACGCGCTTCCGCCGCCTTTGTTCAGCGACATGGACTCGATCTACAACGCGCTCGACCTGCTGAATTTCGGCGATCCCGCAGCGCTGCGCTCGGCTCTCACTCAACTCGACGGCGAGGTCTACGCCGATCTGCCGTCGGTCTCGATCGGCGTTTCGCGGATGTTTCTCGACATGGTGCGCGCCCAGACCCATTTGGCCCGAGTCACCGGCGTCGGAGGGCTGCGGACCTGGATCAGCGGTTTGGGCGGCGGCGGCGCGGTCTATGGCAATGGCGACCTCCACGGCGTCAGCTTCAGCGGCGGCGGCGTCGCCGTCGGCGCGGATTATCGCCTGACGCCCGAACTTTTGGCAGGCGTCGCCTTGAGCTATATGCGCAGCTCCTTCGGCCTCAATGGGGCTTCGGGAAGCGGCGGGCTGGATAGTTTCGCTGTCACTTCATACGCCGGCTACGCGGCCGGGCCTTTCTATGTCGACGGCGCGCTTGGATATTCCTACAATCGTTTTGGCGTGGGACGTAACATTGTCTTTCCAGGCGTTTCGCGCGGCGCTTCGGCGAGCGTCTTTGACAATGTTCTTCTGTCGCGCATCGAGGCCGGATATCGCTTGCCGTTCAGCGAGCGGATAAGCGCAACCCCCTTCGCGTCGTTGCAAGGCATTATGGCCGCACAGAACGGCTTCGCCGAGAATGGGGCGGGCGCTATCAATCTCAATGTGGCCGGCCGAACCGCAGCATCCGCCCAAAGCACGCTCGGCGCCGAGCTCACCTATGATTTGCCGCTGACGCTGGCGAAGCCTTTGAGCTTTTCGGCGAGAGCCGGCTGGATGCATGATTATGCGGACGTCCGTCGCAGCGTGATGGCGAATTTCCAAGGCGCCTTGGGTTCGAACTTCATCGTCAACGGCGCGCGCTGGCCGCGAGATTCGGCGGCGGTCGGCGCTCGTTTGAGCCTGCCGGTAGACAGCGCAAATATCTTTGTCCGTTATGACGGCATGGTCGCGAGCAGCGCCGCCATTCATAGCGCGACGGGCGGGGTGCAAATTGCGTTTTAA
- a CDS encoding SDR family NAD(P)-dependent oxidoreductase, translated as MMVTPPQTILITGASSGIGKALAVSYAQRGKTLILVGRDVRQLEEAAAECRSFGATVEIGAIDVRHAEKLCEFILKMDRQYNVDLLIANAGVSAVVSEGEIMESVEITASIFEINVFGVLSAVQAIAPQMCTRGKGQIALMGSMAALRGLPYAPAYCATKSAIHIYAESLRASLNKHGVSITLIVPGFVETPFNAGLSSPKPMALSAKRAAAIIRRGLEKGKCEIVFPRLLYFLIRAGSLLPARLVDAILARIPVENLR; from the coding sequence ATGATGGTAACGCCTCCCCAAACGATACTGATTACGGGTGCTTCCAGCGGGATAGGGAAGGCGCTCGCCGTCTCATACGCGCAGCGAGGAAAGACGCTCATTCTGGTCGGACGAGATGTGCGTCAGCTTGAGGAGGCGGCCGCGGAGTGCCGTTCATTCGGCGCTACTGTCGAGATCGGCGCCATCGATGTTCGACACGCGGAGAAATTGTGCGAGTTCATTTTGAAAATGGATCGACAGTACAATGTTGACCTTTTGATCGCCAATGCAGGAGTTTCTGCAGTCGTATCTGAAGGAGAAATAATGGAATCGGTGGAAATAACGGCTTCAATTTTCGAGATAAATGTCTTTGGCGTCTTAAGTGCCGTGCAGGCGATCGCGCCCCAAATGTGCACCAGAGGGAAAGGACAGATTGCGCTGATGGGGTCCATGGCTGCCCTTCGAGGCTTGCCTTATGCTCCTGCTTATTGCGCAACAAAATCTGCGATTCACATTTACGCCGAATCTCTGCGCGCCTCGCTCAACAAGCATGGCGTGTCGATCACGTTAATCGTACCTGGTTTTGTAGAAACGCCTTTCAACGCGGGGTTGTCGTCGCCCAAGCCAATGGCCTTGAGCGCCAAGCGCGCCGCTGCGATTATCCGGCGAGGACTTGAAAAAGGAAAATGCGAGATTGTTTTTCCTCGCCTGCTGTACTTCTTGATCCGTGCTGGATCGCTGCTCCCGGCCCGGCTTGTCGATGCAATCCTAGCTCGGATCCCGGTAGAGAATTTGAGGTGA
- a CDS encoding helix-hairpin-helix domain-containing protein has translation MIEKFPAAERDVLLGVKGVGPKVVERFEQLGIHTLQKLAKQDALAICEKNSPQARDAVTAAISAAQSASRKVNGES, from the coding sequence ATGATCGAGAAATTTCCCGCCGCTGAAAGGGATGTGTTGCTTGGTGTCAAAGGGGTTGGCCCGAAGGTCGTGGAGCGGTTCGAGCAACTCGGAATCCATACGCTGCAGAAGCTTGCGAAGCAGGATGCGTTAGCGATCTGTGAGAAGAACAGCCCACAAGCACGGGACGCAGTAACGGCAGCAATATCCGCCGCACAATCGGCTTCGCGGAAAGTGAATGGCGAAAGCTGA
- a CDS encoding RsmB/NOP family class I SAM-dependent RNA methyltransferase: protein MPAEAAREAEAARTPGLPARLAAASIIGDVIQGGHRLDECFSPQAVPNRLAGLEPRDVALTRSIATVSLRRLGVIRHALGELLEKGLPRQAGRLEYTLIAAAAQLLFLEAADHAAIDLAVRATKLEPKTGAFAGVVNGVLRNLVRRRDEFLALAANGEHDAPPWLAQRWRKAYGEAGARAIIAMHMQEAPLDVSVKSDPQGWAERLDGVVLPTGSVRLKTRTPITELDGYSDGEWWVQDAAAALPARLLATKPDERVLDMCAAPGGKTAQLALTRAHVVALDRSAERLKLLAANLSRLDLHADVAVADATGYQAQPFDAILIDAPCSATGTSRRHPDVPWTKKPGDIETLFALQAKMLARAALLTKAGGRLVYCTCSLEPEEGEQQIAAFLRRNPDFRREPVTTAEGIPAEFINRDGDLRTLPSFWPNEDPRLAGIDGFFAARLVRQA from the coding sequence GTGCCGGCCGAGGCGGCCCGCGAAGCCGAGGCGGCAAGGACCCCCGGCCTCCCCGCGCGTCTCGCCGCCGCCAGCATCATCGGCGACGTCATTCAGGGCGGCCACCGGCTGGACGAATGTTTTTCGCCGCAGGCCGTGCCCAACCGCCTCGCGGGCCTCGAGCCGCGCGACGTGGCGCTGACGCGCTCGATCGCCACCGTCTCGCTGCGCCGGCTCGGCGTCATCCGCCACGCGTTGGGCGAGCTTCTCGAAAAGGGACTGCCGCGTCAGGCCGGGCGGCTCGAATATACGTTGATCGCCGCCGCCGCCCAGCTTCTCTTTCTGGAGGCCGCCGACCATGCGGCCATCGACCTCGCCGTGCGGGCGACCAAGCTCGAGCCCAAGACCGGCGCTTTTGCCGGCGTGGTCAATGGCGTGCTGCGCAATCTCGTGCGCCGGCGCGACGAGTTTCTTGCGCTCGCCGCGAACGGCGAGCATGACGCGCCGCCCTGGCTCGCGCAGCGCTGGCGCAAGGCCTATGGCGAGGCGGGCGCCCGGGCGATCATCGCCATGCATATGCAGGAGGCGCCGCTCGACGTATCGGTGAAATCCGATCCTCAAGGATGGGCCGAGCGCCTCGACGGCGTCGTGCTGCCGACGGGCTCAGTGCGGCTCAAGACCCGTACGCCGATCACGGAGCTCGACGGCTACAGCGACGGCGAATGGTGGGTGCAGGACGCCGCCGCCGCTCTGCCGGCGCGGCTGCTTGCGACGAAGCCCGACGAACGCGTGCTCGATATGTGCGCGGCGCCAGGCGGCAAGACCGCACAGCTCGCTCTCACCCGCGCCCATGTGGTTGCGCTGGACCGTTCCGCCGAGCGGCTCAAGCTTCTGGCCGCCAATCTCTCGCGCCTCGACCTCCATGCCGATGTCGCGGTGGCCGACGCCACCGGCTATCAGGCGCAGCCTTTCGACGCGATCCTCATCGACGCGCCCTGCTCCGCGACCGGAACGTCGCGGCGCCACCCGGACGTGCCTTGGACGAAGAAGCCCGGCGATATAGAGACGCTCTTCGCCTTGCAGGCCAAAATGCTTGCCCGCGCGGCATTGCTGACAAAGGCGGGAGGCCGCCTCGTTTATTGCACCTGTTCGCTGGAGCCCGAGGAAGGCGAGCAGCAGATCGCCGCCTTCCTGCGCCGCAACCCGGATTTCCGCCGCGAGCCGGTGACGACCGCTGAGGGGATCCCCGCCGAGTTCATCAACCGCGACGGCGACCTGCGCACTTTGCCGAGCTTCTGGCCGAATGAGGATCCGCGGCTTGCGGGGATCGACGGCTTTTTCGCGGCGCGGCTGGTGCGGCAGGCCTAG
- a CDS encoding DUF1674 domain-containing protein, which produces MSQAKGTGGDVKPAQAIKDMPPAAQRALAEAQARENAAATEAAAREERGGRGGLDPARYGDWEVKGVASDF; this is translated from the coding sequence ATGTCTCAGGCCAAAGGGACGGGCGGCGACGTGAAGCCTGCCCAAGCAATAAAAGATATGCCGCCCGCCGCGCAGCGGGCGCTCGCCGAGGCGCAGGCGCGTGAAAACGCCGCAGCTACGGAAGCGGCCGCTCGAGAGGAACGCGGCGGCCGGGGCGGCCTCGATCCGGCGCGATACGGCGACTGGGAGGTCAAAGGGGTCGCGAGCGACTTTTAG
- a CDS encoding SufE family protein, whose protein sequence is MVIDDIIGNFELLDEWEDRYRYLIELGRTLEPLPKVAYTDENKVRGCASQVWLETTQGQDAAGAPMLTFRGDSDAHIVRGLVALVLALYSGRRAQEIIDTDAAPLFKQLGLAEHLTPQRANGLRSMVERIKREAREAAAA, encoded by the coding sequence ATGGTTATAGACGACATCATCGGCAATTTCGAGCTGCTCGACGAGTGGGAGGATCGCTACCGCTATCTCATCGAGCTCGGCCGCACGCTCGAGCCGCTGCCGAAGGTAGCCTATACGGACGAAAACAAAGTGCGCGGCTGCGCCAGCCAGGTGTGGCTGGAAACCACGCAGGGGCAGGACGCCGCCGGCGCGCCGATGCTCACCTTCCGCGGCGACAGCGACGCCCATATCGTGCGCGGCCTCGTGGCGCTGGTGCTGGCGCTCTATTCCGGACGCCGGGCGCAGGAAATCATCGACACCGACGCCGCGCCGCTGTTCAAGCAGCTTGGGCTTGCCGAGCATCTGACGCCCCAACGCGCCAATGGGCTGCGCTCCATGGTGGAGCGGATCAAGAGAGAGGCGCGCGAGGCCGCAGCGGCGTAG
- a CDS encoding LemA family protein, with the protein MSLTSRWRALVVAIVAALSLSGCGYNTIPTLEENAKAKWSEVQSQYQRRADLIPNLVATVQGYAKQEKDVLTSVVEARAKATSVKIDASTLTDPEKMKQFQDAQAQLTGALGRLLAVSEAYPDLKSNQNFLALQSQLEGTENRINVARRDYIEAVREFNLSLRTFPTLLWAKTFFAGTKPMAEFSASDAAQQPPQVKF; encoded by the coding sequence ATGAGCCTCACGTCCCGGTGGCGCGCCCTCGTCGTCGCGATTGTCGCCGCCCTGTCGCTTTCGGGCTGCGGCTACAATACGATTCCGACGCTTGAGGAAAACGCCAAAGCCAAGTGGTCGGAGGTGCAATCCCAGTACCAGCGCCGCGCCGACCTCATCCCGAACCTCGTCGCCACCGTGCAGGGCTACGCCAAGCAGGAGAAGGACGTGCTCACCTCCGTCGTCGAGGCGCGCGCCAAGGCGACCTCGGTGAAGATCGACGCTTCGACCCTCACGGACCCGGAGAAAATGAAGCAGTTCCAGGACGCGCAGGCGCAGTTGACCGGCGCGCTGGGACGGCTGTTGGCGGTGAGCGAAGCCTATCCGGACCTCAAGTCCAACCAGAACTTCCTGGCGCTGCAGTCGCAGCTCGAAGGCACGGAAAACCGCATCAACGTCGCGCGGCGGGACTACATCGAGGCGGTGCGCGAGTTCAACCTCTCGCTGCGCACCTTCCCGACGCTACTTTGGGCCAAGACCTTCTTCGCGGGGACGAAGCCCATGGCGGAGTTTTCTGCAAGCGACGCGGCCCAGCAGCCGCCGCAAGTGAAATTCTAA
- the cysE gene encoding serine O-acetyltransferase has product MEPRPPEELSALCARGDAMWAHMRQEAEDALRLDPALAPLFIGELLNRHSLEEAVIHRVSGRLGASALDAAAIADAFLAALESEPGLGEAFRLDAAAYVERDPACRRLIEPLLYFKGYHAIQASRLAHALWRAGKRDFAFYIQSRTSDALAADIHPAARFGKGVFLDHATGFVVGETAVVEDEVSILHGVTLGGTGKIAGDRHPKVRRGVMIGADAKILGNIEIGACSRISAGSVVLHPVPPNSIVAGAPAKVVGVEPRALPARDMDQLLRGLAYDSFDYVI; this is encoded by the coding sequence ATGGAGCCGCGCCCGCCCGAAGAGCTCTCCGCCCTTTGCGCGCGCGGCGACGCCATGTGGGCGCATATGCGACAGGAGGCGGAGGATGCGCTGCGTCTCGATCCGGCGCTCGCTCCTCTGTTTATCGGCGAGCTTCTGAACCGCCATAGTCTCGAGGAGGCGGTGATCCATCGGGTTAGCGGCCGGCTCGGGGCCTCGGCGCTCGACGCCGCCGCCATCGCCGACGCCTTTCTTGCGGCGCTGGAGAGCGAGCCCGGGCTTGGCGAGGCCTTTCGCCTGGATGCGGCGGCATATGTCGAGCGCGATCCGGCCTGTCGGCGGCTCATCGAGCCTCTGCTCTATTTCAAGGGCTATCACGCGATCCAGGCGTCGCGCCTCGCCCATGCCCTGTGGCGCGCGGGCAAGCGCGACTTCGCTTTCTATATCCAGAGCCGGACCTCGGACGCGCTCGCGGCCGACATTCATCCGGCGGCGCGCTTTGGCAAGGGCGTCTTCCTCGATCACGCAACCGGATTCGTCGTCGGCGAGACGGCTGTGGTCGAGGACGAAGTGTCCATCCTCCACGGCGTGACGCTCGGCGGCACCGGCAAGATCGCCGGCGACCGGCATCCCAAGGTCAGGCGCGGCGTCATGATCGGCGCGGACGCGAAGATTCTCGGCAACATCGAGATCGGCGCTTGTTCGCGCATCTCGGCGGGCTCGGTCGTGTTGCATCCCGTGCCGCCGAATTCCATCGTGGCGGGCGCGCCGGCGAAGGTTGTCGGCGTCGAGCCCAGGGCCTTGCCGGCGCGGGACATGGACCAGCTCCTGCGCGGCCTGGCTTATGATTCCTTCGATTACGTGATCTAA
- the yidD gene encoding membrane protein insertion efficiency factor YidD has translation MTSPFALLARGLILLYRVTFSAFAGRSCRYAPTCSEYADEAIARHGLWAGGWMGFARICRCRPGGGEGFDPVPEKLPEDAGAFTPWRYARWRGPFRCEEIEEE, from the coding sequence ATGACTTCGCCCTTCGCTCTGCTCGCCCGGGGCTTGATCCTGCTCTATCGCGTCACTTTCTCGGCCTTTGCCGGACGAAGCTGCCGCTATGCGCCGACCTGCTCGGAATATGCCGACGAAGCCATTGCGCGCCATGGCCTATGGGCCGGCGGCTGGATGGGGTTTGCGCGCATCTGCCGCTGCCGGCCGGGCGGCGGCGAGGGGTTCGACCCCGTGCCCGAAAAATTGCCGGAAGACGCCGGCGCGTTCACGCCCTGGCGCTACGCCCGGTGGCGCGGGCCATTCCGCTGCGAGGAGATCGAGGAAGAGTAG
- a CDS encoding DUF6477 family protein, producing MLLANEEHAMFVAHPAAAKSRAAQRLKAHARPAVEAALNASLTGYDRLVALSRFHRLSQEIILSETPEAARAVLREIEQALRKERARRGHWTYDLNRHIALLVAHRAETARLAGIGKPNG from the coding sequence ATGCTCCTCGCAAATGAGGAGCATGCCATGTTCGTCGCCCATCCCGCCGCCGCCAAATCCCGCGCCGCTCAACGCCTGAAAGCCCACGCCCGCCCTGCCGTCGAAGCTGCTCTTAATGCCAGTCTCACCGGCTACGACCGCCTAGTTGCGCTCTCGCGCTTTCATCGGCTTTCGCAGGAAATCATTCTCAGCGAAACGCCCGAGGCGGCGCGCGCCGTGCTCCGCGAAATCGAGCAGGCGTTACGAAAGGAGCGCGCCAGGCGCGGCCATTGGACCTATGATCTCAACCGCCATATCGCCCTGCTCGTGGCGCATCGCGCCGAAACCGCCCGTCTCGCGGGCATCGGCAAACCCAATGGATGA
- a CDS encoding helix-turn-helix domain-containing protein, whose product MPIAISIRNQLFPISGLSIAAAAAASSVPAASLAAPGRSLARIARARQLAVYLHHVGLGASLSACARQFRRDRATVRHACAVIEHLRDDRRFDQAAARLESAVRAQRDMVLALLADFEGAAQ is encoded by the coding sequence ATGCCCATTGCCATTTCGATACGAAACCAGCTCTTTCCAATTTCCGGTTTGAGCATTGCGGCTGCCGCAGCTGCGTCGAGCGTCCCTGCGGCTTCCCTGGCGGCGCCCGGCCGCAGCCTGGCGCGGATCGCCCGGGCGCGCCAACTGGCGGTCTATCTGCACCATGTCGGCTTGGGGGCGAGCCTTTCTGCTTGCGCGCGGCAATTCCGGCGCGACCGCGCCACGGTTCGGCATGCCTGCGCCGTGATCGAACATCTCAGAGACGACCGGCGCTTCGACCAAGCGGCGGCGCGATTGGAGAGCGCGGTCCGGGCGCAGCGCGACATGGTTCTGGCGTTGCTCGCCGACTTTGAAGGAGCGGCGCAATGA